From Camelina sativa cultivar DH55 chromosome 7, Cs, whole genome shotgun sequence, one genomic window encodes:
- the LOC104704657 gene encoding transcription factor MYB114-like isoform X2 codes for MEAPSEGLRKGVWTAEEDSLLKQCIDKYGEGKWHQVPTRGLNRCCKSCRERWLNYMNPNIKRGEFTSDEVDLLLRLHKLLRNRLPGRTANDVKNYWKTHFGKKKEPCCTSRTRKRYITCSSDSQSQDLGVAKCPSQSNNGCSQLSEQTEVCLSQVSNVDEEKYEFLNSEMDGECTWWDSLLEQNQVANAEGSVATTINEEDCTSMDSMSPMFDTEQLWSLFNAEG; via the exons ATGGAAGCTCCGTCCGAAGGGTTAAGAAAAGGTGTATGGACTGCTGAAGAAGACAGTCTCTTGAAGCAATGTATTGATAAGTATGGAGAAGGCAAATGGCACCAAGTTCCTACCAGAg GACTAAACCGATGTTGTAAGAGCTGTAGAGAAAGGTGGTTGAACTACATGAATCCCAATATCAAAAGAGGAGAATTTACTTCTGACGAAGTTGATCTTCTCCTTCGCCTTCATAAGCTTCTAAGAAACAG ATTGCCTGGTCGAACGGCTAATGATGTCAAGAATTACTGGAAAACTCATTTCGGTAAGAAGAAAGAACCATGTTGTACGAGCAGAACGAGGAAGAGATATATTACTTGTTCATCTGACTCGCAGTCTCAAGATCTTGGCGTTGCAAAGTGTCCATCTCAATCAAACAATGGCTGCAGCCAACTCAGTGAGCAAACAGAAGTTTGCCTTTCCCAAGTCAGCAACGTAGATGAGGAGAAATATGAGTTTCTGAACAGTGAAATGGATGGAGAATGTACGTGGTGGGATAGTTTGCTGGAACAGAACCAAGTGGCAAACGCAGAGGGTTCCGTAGCTACTACAATTAACGAGGAAGACTGTACTTCGATGGACTCAATGTCTCCAATGTTTGACACTGAGCAACTTTGGAGTCTATTTAATGCGGAAGGTTGA
- the LOC104704657 gene encoding transcription factor MYB114-like isoform X1 translates to MEAPSEGLRKGVWTAEEDSLLKQCIDKYGEGKWHQVPTRGLNRCCKSCRERWLNYMNPNIKRGEFTSDEVDLLLRLHKLLRNRWSLIAGRLPGRTANDVKNYWKTHFGKKKEPCCTSRTRKRYITCSSDSQSQDLGVAKCPSQSNNGCSQLSEQTEVCLSQVSNVDEEKYEFLNSEMDGECTWWDSLLEQNQVANAEGSVATTINEEDCTSMDSMSPMFDTEQLWSLFNAEG, encoded by the exons ATGGAAGCTCCGTCCGAAGGGTTAAGAAAAGGTGTATGGACTGCTGAAGAAGACAGTCTCTTGAAGCAATGTATTGATAAGTATGGAGAAGGCAAATGGCACCAAGTTCCTACCAGAg GACTAAACCGATGTTGTAAGAGCTGTAGAGAAAGGTGGTTGAACTACATGAATCCCAATATCAAAAGAGGAGAATTTACTTCTGACGAAGTTGATCTTCTCCTTCGCCTTCATAAGCTTCTAAGAAACAG ATGGTCTTTGATTGCTGGTAGATTGCCTGGTCGAACGGCTAATGATGTCAAGAATTACTGGAAAACTCATTTCGGTAAGAAGAAAGAACCATGTTGTACGAGCAGAACGAGGAAGAGATATATTACTTGTTCATCTGACTCGCAGTCTCAAGATCTTGGCGTTGCAAAGTGTCCATCTCAATCAAACAATGGCTGCAGCCAACTCAGTGAGCAAACAGAAGTTTGCCTTTCCCAAGTCAGCAACGTAGATGAGGAGAAATATGAGTTTCTGAACAGTGAAATGGATGGAGAATGTACGTGGTGGGATAGTTTGCTGGAACAGAACCAAGTGGCAAACGCAGAGGGTTCCGTAGCTACTACAATTAACGAGGAAGACTGTACTTCGATGGACTCAATGTCTCCAATGTTTGACACTGAGCAACTTTGGAGTCTATTTAATGCGGAAGGTTGA